One Euphorbia lathyris chromosome 1, ddEupLath1.1, whole genome shotgun sequence DNA segment encodes these proteins:
- the LOC136202046 gene encoding uncharacterized protein produces the protein MGEIDTKPIEPVQVALTLFGEKSDQRKHRRGSSNNSTSSNADEMEIEELHKELANYKVQVEAKDAAHSQLLHKLEHYQKSQEELLNQLKNSEIEKDVYFEEYTEASHRINELEAKLKNMSDQLSETEKLREQLSHVLLQLKASQGELLCVETELAAAQDAKLKALTERDEITRQKLELINELEDQLMGKKLLIDSMQLELNQANELLNSSDKVVSDVIHDMDRLKSDLKHKEEENADQAIQIGVMETEMDQLKHELKNANDEVSHLNFEVETVTDELEKVKTEMEEARIEIAKLKEEVAAAEERGSQELKAKNEEKMEKIEKEMEAAKGKVAEFRTRAEQARTRAETAERAKMLLEDQLRKWREQKQRRKAALAALREESLSREFGTSSYETTPRDYQPLGKVLNMKF, from the exons ATGGGCGAGATAGATACGAAACCTATTGAACCAGTACAAGTTGCACTAACCTTGTTTGGCGAGAAAAGTGATCAGAGGAAACATCGGCGTGGCAGCAGCAACAACAGCACCAGCAGCAACGCTGAT GAGATGGAGATTGAAGAATTGCACAAGGAACTGGCGAATTACAAAGTGCAGGTGGAAGCAAAAGATGCTGCCCACTCCCAGCTTTTACATAAACTAGAGCACTACCAGAAATCTCAGGAGGAGCTCTTGAATCAGCTCAAGAATTCGGAGATTGAGAAAGATGTCTACTTCGAAGAATACACTGAAGCTAGCCATCGGATCAATGAACTTGAAGCAAAGCTGAAGAACATGAGCGATCAATTGTCAGAAACTGAAAAGCTAAGAGAGCAGCTTTCTCATGTTTTACTCCAATTAAAGGCTTCACAAGGAGAACTACTTTGTGTTGAAACAGAACTAGCTGCTGCCCAAGATGCAAAGCTTAAGGCTTTAacagaaagagatgaaattacTAGGCAGAAACTGGAATTGATTAATGAATTGGAAGATCAGCTAATGGGGAAGAAACTATTGATTGATTCTATGCAACTGGAGCTTAATCAAGCGAATGAACTACTTAATTCATCTGATAAAGTTGTTTCAGATGTGATACATGATATGGACAGGCTTAAATCTGATTTGAAACACAAGGAAGAGGAGAACGCTGATCAAGCAATTCAAATTGGGGTAATGGAAACCGAAATGGATCAGTTAAAACACGAACTCAAGAACGCAAATGATGAGGTAAGTCATTTGAATTTCGAAGTGGAGACAGTGACAGATGAATTGGAGAAGGTGAAGACAGAAATGGAGGAAGCTCGGATAGAGATAGCAAAGTTGAAAGAAGAAGTTGCAGCAGCTGAAGAAAGAGGTAGCCAAGAATTGAAGGCGAAGAATGAAGAAAAGATGGAGAAAATAGAGAAGGAAATGGAAGCAGCAAAGGGAAAAGTAGCAGAGTTCAGGACAAGGGCAGAACAAGCAAGGACAAGGGCAGAAACAGCAGAGAGAGCAAAAATGTTACTTGAAGATCAGCTGAGGAAATGGAGAGAGCAGAAGCAGAGGCGAAAGGCTGCATTAGCTGCACTCCGGGAGGAGTCTTTATCAAGAGAATTTGGTACTTCCTCTTATGAAACTACACCAAGGGATTATCAGCCATTGGGTAAGGTTCTAAATATGAAATTCTAG